From the genome of Bombus vancouverensis nearcticus chromosome 4, iyBomVanc1_principal, whole genome shotgun sequence:
atTGAACTTCTTCGACTCTAAGCACAATATTGGGCTCATTTCCCAAAAAATATCGATCCGACGCCTCGAAAGAAGCATCCAATAAGGAtgtgtaaaatttattataaacataaaatacGAAGCGGAACGAAGTGGGAATACGCGAAATGTAAAATAGCTTTACATCTGCCAAAGTGTTTTAGGAAGTATCATACCATGGAGGTTTTTTACAGTTGTAAGTATTTTCTTATTAGATATTGCTTCAAGGTAAAcatttcttataattttttgTCTATAGTATGCTATTTATTTTCAGGCGTAGTATTATTACATTCCTTAGGACAAAATCACATTTGAAGGCGCTTGAATTTCTATCGAAGTATTGTTTAttcatgaaatataattttgaaactGTCATCTAttgcaaaatataatatatttataatacctATAAAACGAAGAAAGATTAGAGTTTACTTCCATAACAGCAGTATCGCATAAGACTGACTATACCATAGGTATTCACGCTTCGGCTCGTATTGTGACTGTTCCCGAGCATCAATATGGTTTGTTTACCATACTTTACGCCTACCGCTTGGGCCCGAGTTTCATCGTGCTAAATGGCACGAGAAGGGGAACTTTAAATTGACCGCTAGCGCAAGGAACGTAGAAATTACAAGAATGTTTACTTAGTGCGATCGTGCGCATAAACTTATATTTATAGTATGTCCGGCTTTAGACAGCAAGGGGATAACTGTGATCCTTGAATCGGGAGGACTAAAGGAGACGCTTTGGATTTCGGATTTGTAGTCATTGAAAATGGCACGGTGGCTCGTCTCTACTTATGAGAGAGCAAGTCATTATGTTGGTCATCCaacataatattgaaaattcatTGGATAACGACTATCTAAATTGAGTGTCACATCTTTCAACAGTCAACAGCGAAATTACTGCAAAACGGTTTGACATATCTTCATTTGTTTTTTATAAACTTTATCAGAAGCCTATATCCAAACAAATCATCATGGAACATGGAACATTATACAGTGCGGTAACGTGTGCAAATTGCTAAAATTTAGTATAGAAGTTTATCTATTAACGAACCAACATTGTATATTGATATGACACCGTTAGACCTTTTTCATAGGAACTTTTCCAAAATAGAGTCTACGTCGATAGTCCAGACACGATTGACGAGTTGAAAAGCAATATTATAGTCGCCATTGACGAAATCCAATCCTAGTTATATGAGAATTTAGTGGAAAATTGAGTCAAACGCGTCGAGCTCGTGAAAAAAAACTGAGAGAAATCCTAAATGATAGATATTGTGTTCCATATTATTGTAACGGAGTATCTATCTATGAATCTGATgttaaaataaagaaatcaGACAAACctcaaataatttgtatttcattTCAATTTAAAGATGTGACACTCAATTTAGATAACTCCATATTTCagaaatataatagatacaaaaatttattatataggTATAGTTTGTACAAAAAGTATACATATTTGAATTATTGCGATAGCATTCAATTACAGGAGAAGAATGTGCATTAGTGAAGGGAATACGTAGATACAATAATGATATATGTATTAAGCAAAGATAGTGAAATGTGcatatgtatacacatatataacATTTGTTTTAAAAAGGTTAATTCTTTATACattatttaatgtttttaatccttataacaaatatttttttattatattatctaCAAACCAGTCTTCCGTAAATTGCAAATGGTTCCCATGTACATTAAGAAAATGAATTCTCCCAGAATCGTGTAACATTTTCAAACCTAAACGATCCTGAAAtgtacaaatttattttctgaCTGAAATTATTCGTTGTAGTTGTATTTTTTCAAATGCAATtgtaatttcaattaattttgcTAAGTATTCGTTATAACTGAACCTATAAcgtttatttttaatcattatAACTAAACAAAGATGCTTATAACCAGACAAAAGCTAAAAAACGACGTTTGTGTTTTCAATAATTCTTTAATGATAcctatataaaattctatacctCACGATATAAATCAGATTGTTCCAATGTTTGAATTAACGATCCCTGTCCTGGTTTGTAAAATCCAAACATTTCCGTTTCTGTAGGCTTGACAATGGTATCATTAGTAAATTTAACTAGTACCATGGTACGTAATCTCTGAAGATTCTCTTTGTACGTCTGGAaagaaatttcaatattatttaaagaTAAAGTAAGAACGTAATTGACAACAATTATTATAGGGTATTCGCACACCCTTAGTTCTACTTGACTTCTTAGCGAAGGAATTCACAACTCTAAAGAGACGATTTACTCgcactctcttttctctctccttGTCTCTTTGAGTTTTTGCCATACTTTAGTTTTCATTTTGGGAAACAAAGAATTTCGATATGCCAACTTGTAACAGAAAATTAAACTACTAAAGATAGGTCGAGTAATGCTCGTCCATATGATCATCAATGTTTAAATTTTAAACGGGCGCGTAGTGAAAAGCTAGTGTTTTTAAATTTGTCTCAATACTTTTAAATTGATCGGTATAATAAGATTcatataattatttaagtaGCTATAAAAATTTACACAATGGTATTTCCTTATAGAGAAAGTAGAAGTAACATATATTCCCCCGTGTATAGTTTTATGTAAAAATGACACTGTCCCCTTTACTACTTTCctctggaaaataaaaatttataatgaaactaaaaataaattaaatcaatTGGAAATTATTGACCGCCTCAGTGCTTAGATGGAAGTTCTGAAAGCGGGCAAGAGTATATTATCATCGTCTATGAAAATATGCTCATTACACATTACAAAAGAAGATTTTATCCATGAAGTAAGTAGATAACTTTTTTTAATATCTATATTACATTTACAACTGGCTCTGTTAAGCCAGATAAATAACCAGTAAAGAAGTAGAAAAATAAGTATGTAACCATAAATGAAGTTAGACATAAAATTGATGATTTTTAAAAAGATGTGTAGAAAATTTATCTAAATTTTTTCTTGTAGATAGTCGTAAGCGtcatttaattaaagaaaacaGCGATTTTATCAATCTTTCAATTCAAAGTTCCGCAattaatacattaaatataagGCCTATTATTTACATTAACAGCTGTTCAAGCTGTTCTTTTCGAAAAAAATACTACTCAATAGAATAGCACTCAAAGAATTGTTTCAATTAAAACAAATCCTGAAATTGTGAAACGCTACTGAATATGTgtttgaaatgtaaataaatcagatgatttaaataaataacaaagagACCGAAGGACGTATTTCAGTATTGCGCCATCTTACCACCAGAGGACTGAAATCTATGTCACGCCTTCATTAGAATAAGTTCATGGGCCTACATattatgtataaaaattaaGCGCAATTAAATCTACGGAACCCAAACTCGTGTCAGTAAGAGGAAGAAGTGATACTGCGCACGCAATAATGGACGATCGCCGATTGATCATTGAATTTCGTTATCATATTGTTAGAAACATAAATGAAAACTTTTTACCGGTACACTCTTGTAAGACCGTACTTGCTACGTCTGTATAATATTAATGCAAAAATGCATAGTGAAAAAGGAAAGCTGTAACATTAAGAAAAAAGCATGATGAAGAATAATTGTACATATAACATTTTCTTCTACTGTGTTAATTCCAAACTTTCttcatttttatacatatactttTTGACATCACAGAATTTTCTACTGTCAATAATTGATCTcttattacaaataaaagcaataAAAAGATGTATCATATCTAgcatttatttattgatatacataaattgttttatatattgatGTACATATATAGTTACTAAATTGCTATTCGTTCTTCTTATCTTTctttatgtaaaataataattttaatattaagtaCGTTATGATGTATTCTAAGGAttcatgttttattttataaaaatgatatttaccAATCCATTTGAAATAAAGTACTTCTATTTTAATTCCATGACCATGAAACGAGTGCCTTTCATTCGAAAAATTTGGCGTAGTAGAAAAAATTGGCGTCCATGTCCGCCTTACATAGCTccgaaaatagaaataaatgacccttttgaaatttttaaaattttccatACTTTCCTAAGTACAATGCAAATGCAATAACTGGAATAGAAAAAATACTTGGGCCTCAGTCAGATGGTAAGTgttaaacatttcttttttatctattCCACTCAAAGTTCGAATTGCGTTTCGGTATTCTAAACTATAATTGAAGGATAAAGTTTTATAATTATCATGTAGACCGAAGAATTATGTTctgaattaaaatttgaaacagaataaaatatccTATTAGTAGTAACCTTTTCTTAAATTagtagaaaaatgaaagaaacattAGCGTGTACAGATACATAAAgtcacatatgtatatgtatataagtacGTATAGTCAAATGCAATTTGAACTTCGGGGAAATGGATAAAAAAATGTCTAACACCTGACTTGAGATCCAAGTTTGTTTTCTATTGTAGTTATTTCACTTATATGTATTTAGAAAAAAGCCAAAggttaaaataattacaaaaaacTGTTATTTATATCCATTTTCGGATGTGCTTATGGCGGACTTTGACGTCATTTTTCCAGCCGATATCAAATTTTCCGAGCGAATGGCACTCATTTTAGTTATCAGGAGATAGAGCAGCAGCTACTAACAACTAGAACATGCAATAGTTATCTTTTTGAAACTAATAACTCACTTAGGAAACTTTCCTTATTAGATAATTGTCATTTTTAATAGGATAAAGTGTTATGTAGACATATAGATATCTTACCTCATTAATATAACGCTCGTTATTGATGTCGGCCATAaacatacttttttttttatattcttcttcTTGGTATGGATCATGCCAATACGTTgcttgaataaattttccttgaaCTGCtctataatgaaataaaataattttataacatgAGTAACGAACTGAAATGAAAgtatttataaaagaatatatactttatattttatatgtactaTGTAATAATTATACACATATAGGTATAAGTTATTGCTATTATATAAAAgtgtaaattaatataaatgttaaaagaaCAATATTACAATCCCTTTcaaaaggtataagtataatgaCTACAAAAGGTATTTTATACTTTGTACACTACTTATACTTGTTATTACTAATTAATGAGGtctgattatatttaataaatttcctaTCACTTATAATACAAAAAATTGATACTATACAAATGAAATGTAaatctttataaaaaaaaacgCTTTATTGGTAAAAGAGGTACGTATAAATACGGTAATTATTTAGAGAGCTAAGCTATCTtggatttcgatgattttttgaTATGTTATCAGGAACATGATTCTAAACAACTTTCATCTATAAGTGTAGTCGCTGTTCGGTcttattttacgaaatatttacaaaaatctgTCAGTAACATTATAATGAATTCTACCTATAACTGTGCGTTCGTGATAGCGTATAGGAACGTAAAAGGAATCTTTCGTCGATCACTGATGATCTGCATCGCGTTGAACGTGTCAATGACTCAATACTCATAGCAACTTTTTCAGTCTTTATACTTTCCGAAAACTTTAGTACGTTGAATGCGTAGAAATAATTACTTCTAAATATCAACTCGGGATAGCTTCATTCAACAACAAACCAAAATGACTGCAAAATGGTACGCTAAGGCCCACTATCCATGAAGCGTCGCATTAATGCTAACAGTACGTTCCCATGCTGTAATCATTATAAAGTAATGCGCAGCTCTCCATGAAACAGCAGCGAACCGTTTTTGTCATGACGATTGGAGTTAACATTGTCAGTAGTTAGTACAGAAGCACAGATACGTTGCAACAATAAACGATGCACTTATGCTTCTATGAAGCGACGCTTCATGGACAGTGAACTTAACAAATGcggaaaacaaaaattaaatatgtaaCTTCTAAAATCAACGAGTTATGCATCAAAATGCTGAAATTGTTCATTTGCAACCTAATATTTGTTATGATTGTGCACAACTTTATGTGTCACCTATTTAATTAACATAATGTAGGTATGTAAGACATTGTAAGAaaacaaaagtaaaaattaaaaatcaatacTGTAAGTAGGCTCCATATTTGATTATGCGAGTTATATAGTTGCAAATCTTAGGTTTCAATGTTCCACAATTTGGCAATCCAAAAACGCCTTGATGTTGACCACCCAAGGAGATGAAATTCTTAACTGGGGGATTGGGGCATCTTTGAATTACCGCTCTCCTGTAATATATAAAGCATTAAATGATTATTCCAATATCATCTTTGTACGTAACACATCtgttataaaattgaatttacTTTAGAAATACAAACATTTTTTTCAAGTTTCGTTAAcctgttaaaaaatttattgaacttgttttgttttaagtcaTATTGTCGTTAGCCCAAATACCACTATTGGGTGATTACGATAAATACAACCTCCAAATTATTTATGTATGGTATGTATTCATATAAGAGAATTAAGACTGTAATACCGACTAGGGTTAGTGTaggtatacatatacacatatatacatatgtacgtatatatgtacttatataTGTAACTCTGCTGGTGCATATATGCTCGTGTATGTACAATGTGCAGGGTATACTGAAAGTAAGTGTCATGTCTGCCACAGCGTGAGTCTACGTCTTTGAACACCTCCGACATCTTAAAATTCAGcatgaaattttttattctatcgcATAGTACTTGTAACGAAGAGCAACTTTGCAAAAAGAACTATAGGTCGCAATTCAATCGTCCCCTTGAAAAATAATGTTAATGTTCCATTGTCCCTTGCACTgacattatttatattatgtttATACTTCGCAGTCAGATAGAAAATAAACGACATaatacgtattatattatacattatatgcgtcataattgattttctcgaaaacgaagccttgtATTAAAAATTGTCATTCTACATTTTTGATACTTTTACACGATCACAATTATCGACCTTCGGCTTGTTGATTTTCaatacaccctgtatatcattTACTAGATATCTATCTGTGAAATACAATAATAAACTCTTTTTACAGATAGATCACACCTTCCATCAaatacctaattttgttaattttctcATAAGTAATACTTACAGAAATTGAGCACCTTGAGAAAATCCAATAGCGTTATAACCGTTTTTAAGACGTTCATTTTTCGACAATTGTTGACAAACTTCTTGTATTTGCTCATTGATATTTCCAAAGTAACTATGTTCGACAtcctaaaatattataataaagtgTCAATAAACATTTAGCTTGCTGCCTAAAAAAACATCGGTTATTGGAACATCACTGACTAGTAGCTATTAATGAGCAAAACTGAGATAGGTAAACATACAGTAACTCGCATTAATATTCGAACACTTATAGAATTTTCAAACAGTATCTAACAGATTTATCTCATCCTTTTTTAGTTAGAAAAGGTATgtacattaaataaataaaatatatgtttctATCAACTACAATAGTTGGTACACTACAAATCTTTTCAAACATGAGTTAAATGGTGTCGAGGAGGGCACAATTTGATGTTACTACAACTTTTCAACCATCTAGTTtagattatttaaaattcaaaaaatATGTATCTATTTATGTACAATAAACTTAAGAtgctattattatataaataattaagaatTGCAAAAATACCTACCTCTATTTCATTATTTCCCAATCGAATAGAATACACATAAATGTTAGGTATTCTATTCTCtatcaatttttttattccTCCCAAACTAAACGAAAAGCAGCAACTGTCTCCTGAAATTATATTATCTTTTAACCATAATATCTAGTATCTATTGTATACAAACACGTGTTATtagatttattacatgaaaaattaaatattaatgctattataaaaaatgttaattaCTGTGTGCTATCATcgttttgaaataaaataaaagtaatataaaaaatcAATAGTAACATTCATCTAATTTATGGTAGATTAAGAGAAGTGATTTAGAATGTGAGACAGATAAAAAACTAGTACTTATATTTTCGAATTCTGTATGTCACGAAAacagaacaataatttttggttttctaaaataaaattacgtcAGTCAGTTTCCAGCAGTCAGTTGTACGTAGTCGGTCTGTCAACTTCGAAATTTTATATCTCGATAGTGAATGGTGCGAACGACACAAGTTTTTAATACATAGATAATAAGTCCTATTTTGAAAACGTCTCGAAGTcagttataaaaatatgtaataaaagatGTAAGTTCccgtttgaaaatttgaatatgATCTTCGCAGGACGTTTCAAGGTCATCGCAAAATCAAATATACAAGAATATAGTATGTCTCTCGCGATATCATACACTTTTTGTCTGAAGCATTTTTTCGTGCTATTCATatttttcgagatatttgaGTGTTCTCAGACAAATCGATTTGtacagtagaactccatttattcGAACTGACATGCATCACAATGCCCGATTTATCGAATACATATCTTCCTGTTATGTGAATTCAGGCCACATAACGCACTGCTTCTACGAATAATGATTTTTGCCTTATTATGGTATTTGCCTATTTACAAAATTCAGCATAGCGAAATTCAAACTTAGCTTAACAGATTTCATATATGGAAATTAACTCCGATTACACGAATAATAAACAGCGAAGCTTGGAACTAGCGGGCACCTATTATCTGTTTGATCCAGTTAGTCGACACGTCTTGCTTCTTAATTATGTCGAATAAATAGAGTTTTACTATATAGGTACATCGTATAAAAAGGATGAAAAACATTACCCATTCCATGCCATAGAACAACTGGAGGAGAATCAATTTGCACGCCATCAAATTGATATATATACGAAAAAAAGAATAGtaatagaatatattttccCATTATTATGTAATTCCTTTTATATGAATGGATTGTATGAAACAATTATTCCTATAAAAGAAAGAAGTTATATAGTACTATAAAGAATTATCCTTGCATCGCTATTCAAATCTACTGTTACAAATTAATTTGGATCTACAAAGAAAGTACTACACAGCTCTAATTTGACATTTCGCCTTAGACCTTCTCAAATTTCTGTTTCGATGTTCAAAACCTGTTTGTTCTCAATATATTCACTATATCTCTGTTTTCATTATATCTCTTTCATCAAGAGTATTGGTAAGCGAGAACGATATATCAAGTTTATAAATTCGGTCAGTGGTTAAAGTTTACAATTTTTGACGATCACAATAAATAATtagagataaaataaataattagagAATGAGAATTACGGTAAACTATATAGAGTTGTAGAACTGTACTATGTCAACTGACAACCTGTCCTTCCTTTGCGATACTGCAAAGAATTTTCCGAACTAATTAGCtaggaaagaataaaaaaatcaaGTTTTTTAACTAATTGAACGACTGAAACTATGCGTTTCGAAATTGTGTTAAAGTGAAAAGGTTAAAGCTTTTTTGTGCATTCATGCGTGCTATACGAAGCATTTTAAAACATTAATACTATTATGAAACTATTATAAAACTATTATGATTACATTGTTGAAGTttcaaacaaatctgaaaatatgtATAGAAGTTTCAAGATATGTATAGGAGTAACTACACACAAGTATAT
Proteins encoded in this window:
- the Ppt1 gene encoding palmitoyl-protein thioesterase 1, producing MGKYILLLFFFSYIYQFDGVQIDSPPVVLWHGMGDSCCFSFSLGGIKKLIENRIPNIYVYSIRLGNNEIEDVEHSYFGNINEQIQEVCQQLSKNERLKNGYNAIGFSQGAQFLRAVIQRCPNPPVKNFISLGGQHQGVFGLPNCGTLKPKICNYITRIIKYGAYLQAVQGKFIQATYWHDPYQEEEYKKKSMFMADINNERYINETYKENLQRLRTMVLVKFTNDTIVKPTETEMFGFYKPGQGSLIQTLEQSDLYREDRLGLKMLHDSGRIHFLNVHGNHLQFTEDWFVDNIIKKYLL